The genomic segment ctctactactgctcAGTGATTAGTGCTTTTCTAGTTTGTTTTTCGTTTCaattattaaaaaataataacgGTTTTCGATTTCGGTtccaataaaaacatttaaacaagAAATGCATTATGAAATAATGACAATACAATGATTAGAGCTTTCCAAGCCAAAAATAGTGAACATTCaattgtcaaaatattgtctctgtcaggtccacattgggtAGACATCAATAGAACATTTTTAAATTacaatgaaataataaaatattttaGTTGTGCATATTACTTCATTTTTATTTGATGACTATTATTTTGAATTCCTTAAAGTTATCATCTCGTGCTtgctcaggcagtagcagcctGCCAGCCAGACAAAGTTATCTCTGTGATCCCCATACTACACTGTCTTTAGTCATCCTAGTTAGCTAGGCATACTTTCACAAACTCTCTTATCCTTTCTCTCATCGTTGTGTGTTGTGTTCATTTCTCTCTCGTGTGGCTTGTGTGTATCTAACCTAACGTAGTCggttaatcactcagcactactcTTTACTGTATATGCAGGCATTTGGTGATGCCAATGAGACTAATCAgagttatttttgtatttctcgctctctccctcaggCGGGGAGCCCCACCTCCGTCAACGTCCCCTGCAACTTCTCACGAACGTCGGTCACCCCCTCCAACCAGGACATCTGcaggtactgtacacacaccttTAAATAATAACCTTTGAACTCTAACcccctgacctttaaccctcCAACCATGACATCTGCTGGTTTACATCCTTCAATTGCATTGGGTTGCTGAGGGCAAGGCAAACCCATGGATAGTTGATATTATGAAAGACGGGTcacagacggcagggtagcctagtggttagagcgttggactagtaaccggaaggttgcaagttcgaatccccgagctgacaaggtacaaatctgtcgttctgcccctgaacaggcagttaacccactgttcctaggccgtcattgaaaataagaatttgttcttaactgacttgcctggttaaataaaggtaaaataaaaaaaataaaaaataaaaaaacagatggTGTTGCCTGATGACAAACAGAATAGATAGGAGCTAGAGTTGGAAGTGAGGAGTACTACACTGTACTGAAGAAGAACACTTTATTGTCCATTGTCACATTGTCTGCTTTACACCAACCACCTTGTTTCCCTGTTTTAATTCTCCATCCTGTTTTCTTTCTTTGAATGCACGCTGGCCTTTTGTTTcatttctctttttttctacccctctctcctccctcctgcttgtctctcttctcctctctcctgtaccgGTTTTCCGCTATCATCCACCTGTCCATGCcttcatccctccactcctccaacttTCATCCCTTCATCCCCACACTCCTCCAacttccatcccttcatccctccactcctccaacttccatcccttcatccctctatccctccactcccTCACACACAGCCTTACCACCACATCTCCAGATCAGTGCTCCCAGAAGCCTTTGCAGACCGCCGTGGTTCTATTGAACTCAAACGGCAAAACCTCTCAGGGGTCAGGAGGAGACATCTCCATGACAACGCTCTGCCTGGACGCACCCCCAGCCTTCAAGCCCCCCAAAGCCCGGGGTGGGGTTTCATTCGGAACGGAATGGTTTTCATTGCTCCGCCCCTCCACAGTCAATGGGACACTGAAGTTTTCTCGCTCTCTGAACGATGTTGGCCAGCGCATGGATAGTCTCTGTAGTGGACTGCACTTCATAGACCGGACCTGTTCTGAAGGAGAGCTGGAGGTTAAACCCGAACCACCCAACATGGACAAGAAGTCCAAGGCACTCAACGGCAAGGCAGCCACACTCCCACACCAGGCCTCAAACCTACCTTCGttccccacgcacacacacacccacacacaccctcacctcGTCCCCTCGTTCAccaacaactacaaatacctcaACCCCCAACACTGCATCCAACCTCCCTCTACCGgcgtcccccctcctcctcctcctaactCCCAGCTCCACCCTCCCAGCTCCAACCTCCTCcgcctcttcctccctttctctcgctcCTCTACTTCGGCCAGTCTCCAGTGTTCTGAGCTGGGGAGCTACGATTCCCGCCTCCACATCGCCAAATCCTCCAGCGCCCTGATGGGGGGCAGTGAGCCTCCCCTGGGGGGAGCAGAGGACCTCTTGGGAGATGATGAGGTGTTTGAGGTCCCCAAGGTAAGGACCGGGGCTTGGACAAGGGCTGGAATCCCAGGAAGAGATGCTGGAGGCGGGGTAGCAGCTCTCCTCGGGGAAGCCCCCCTCTGCTACATGGACGAAGACAGCGATCTGGACCAGTTTTCGTTTCTGGACCAGTGTTCGTCACCCACCCACTCAGAGAAAACAGGGCCGCTCACGCCAGGCCCGCTCTCTCCCTATTCGCTGTCCGGAGACTGCTGCAGGTGGGTGATTCCTGGATTGTCACCCTGTGCTGTTTTGTGGTAGAGTTCCATAGAATGCCATTGCTGGATCCTGCTCACCCCTCCTGGGACGTGACGTAGTAGAGTCCTGCCCAGCCCATCCTGTGAAGTGGTAGAGCCTGAACACCCCTGTGATGTGACGTGGAAGTAGAGTCCTTTGGTCCACCCCCGTTCAACCTTGCGGTGGTAGAGTCCTTTGGTCCACCCCCGTTCAACCTTGCGGTGGTAGAGTCCTGTGATCCACCCCCTTTCAACCTTGTGGTGATAGAGTCCTGTGGTCCACCCCCTTCCAACCTTACAGTGGTAGAGTCCTGTGGTCCACCCCCCTTCAACCTTGTGGTGGTAGAGTCCTGTGGTCCACCCCCCTTCAACCTTGTGGTGGTAGAGTCCTGTGGTCCATCCCCTTTCAACCTTGTGGTGGTAGAGTCCTGTGGTCCATCCCCTTTCAACCTTGTGGTGGTAGAGTCCTGTGGTCCACCCCCCTTCAACCTTGTGGTGGTATATTCCTGCACGCCACACACTCCCTGACCCAGTTCAAATGAGGTAGTTGTCCTGGGAGAGAGGAACATGAGCTCTCTGGGAGTGGGTTCAGGCTAGGGATCAACAGGCAGATTATTGGCTTCAAATAGCATTATAAGGTATGACACACAGACGTATACACGcatacatgtatacacacacacactttgtgtcAGACCAAGGTCGGGTAGCTCATGAACTGGCTCGTGTCAGGAGTATGTACTGCGTAGGCAAGTGTAGGTGTGTGAGTGCAAGGCTTGCGTGGGTGTGTTTTATTTTTCTACTTGCTAAGTAGGATTTAAATGATTAAGTCTGGCAATCcacagggacagacaggcagacagacagacaggcagacagagagacaggcagacagaggggtGCGGATGGTGTTCTgacttgacagacagacagagagagagagggaagtagagagagacagagacaggcgaacacacagacacaggtggATGGTGTCCTGACTTGTTACTCCCTATAGAGACCAAGACAAGTATAGAACCTTAAGGAGCTTTGATTGAACTCTATTcctaaagtggtgcactataaagagtaatagggtgccatttgggatgtactcaTGGATTGAGATCACTACTGACACTTcctgtttgtatttgtatttattatggatccccatagcagctactcttcctggggtccctcaaaattaaggcagtttataccattttaaaacagtagaatacattcacagatttcacaacacactgtgtgccctcaggcccctactccaccactaccacatatctacattactaaatccatgtgtatttatagtgtgtgtgtgtgtgtgtgtgtgtgtgtgtgtgtgtgtgtgtgtgtgtgtgtgtgtgtgtgtgtgtgtgtgtgtgtgtgtgtgtgtgtgtgtgtgtgtgtgtgtgtgtgtgtgtctgtgccaatgtttgtgtttgtgttgctcaacttccacatgatttattacaagatttagttgaggtttagggtttagtgagtgtttttcCAAATAcattgcttttagttttagaaatatttagggataacttattccttgccacccactctgaaactaactgcagctttttgttgagtgttgcagtcattttagtcgctgtagtagctgacgtgtatagcattgagtcatctgcataaaaattggaaaaagcaaggggcctaaacagctaccctggggatttcctgattctaactggattatatttgataggcttccattaaagaacaccttcTGTGTtttgttagacaagtaactctttatccacattatagcagggggtgtaaagccataacacaagtttttccagcagcagactatgatcaataatgtcaaaagctgcactgaagtctaataagacagcccccacaatcattttatcatcaatttctctcagccaatcatcatttgtgtaagtgctgtgcttgttgagtgtccttccctatacgcatgctgaaattctgttgtcaatttgtttactgtaaaatagcattgtatctggtcaaacacatttttttctagAAGTTTACTAAGAGTTGTTGACAGGCTGATCGGTCAGCTATTTGAACCAGTAAAGggggcttccctccaggcctgagggcacacagtctcTAGggggcttccctccaggcctgagggcacacactctctagtaggcttaaattaaaGATATGGCAATATCGTCAGCTATTATCCTTAGTAATTTTCCATCTAGATTTTCAGACCCTgctggcttgtcattgttgatagacaacaatattttgttcacctcttccacactgactttacagaattcaaaagtacaattcttgtctttcataatttggtccgatatacttggatgtgtagtgtctgcgtttgttgctggcatgtcatcacTAAGTTtgtttatcttgccaatgaaaaagtcattaagggtagtttgcaatatcagtgggatttgtgatgaatgagccatctgattcaatgaatgaaggagccgagttggcttttttcccccaaaatgtcatttaaggccccaaagctttttactatcattctttatataatttatctttgtttcgtAGTGTAGTTTCTTTtcatttagtttagtcacatgatttcttaatttgcagtatgtttgccagtcagttgggctgccagacttaattgccataccttttgcctcatccctcccaaccatacaatttttcaatccctcatcaatccaaggggatttaacagtttttacagtcattttattAATGAGtacgtgcttattagtaactggaataagtagtttcataaatgcatcaagtgcagcatctggttgctcctcaccacagaccagcaaattttctttacatcatcaacatatgaatcaccaaaaaacttcttgtatgacctcttatacactatattaggcccagcctttggttttcctagatatggctattatattatgccttgccacccactctgttcattctgCTCCACTCTGTCCTGGCTGCTAGCCTAATGCAACAGTCTTTCTGACACATTATTGGAGTGACTCTCCCCGGTTCGGCTTGAATCTGAACAAGAGGCAATAATTAGAAATTGAGCCAGCTCAAATGTGTTACCAATGGAAAGGAGATGTTATAGATCAATGCTGACTTGTACGGACGTACCACTCAGAGCAGAGAAAACTGGGAAGGTTTTTCCATTGAAACAATGGTATTATATTATTAAACACAGTGGAGAGGAGAAAGTTATTCAACTGCTTACTGGATGTTGACTGTGTGATCAGGGTGTAtgagggaggaacagaggaggaacagaggaggaacagaggagagctTTAGATGCGACTGTCATCAGGGGCCTCATTTATGAAAGTTGTGTTCTAAAACATGCATATGCTACATTTTTCACTCAATAGTTGACTTTTATAAAAACTGAAATTGACTGTGAATGTGCTTATCCTCCCGTAAACCATCATGCGGTCAAATAGTTTCTAATGGTTGAAGTCTTGCATTGCAAGAAGGTAATAGTAGACTAGTAGTAGACTTGTGCAAATGTGAAATATAtactgagtgtaaaaaacattaggaacaccttcctaatattaaatTGAACAACCCctattcatcagggcatggactctgcaaggtgttgaaagggttccacagggatgctggcccatgttgactccaatgctttccacagttgtgtcaagttggctggccGTTCTTGATAcaaacaggaaactgttgagtgaaaaacccaggggcgtttcagttcttgacacaaaccattatgcctggcacctattaccgtacccagttcaaaggcacttattttgtcttgcccattcaccatctgaacGGCACACatccacaatccatgtctcaattgtctgaaggGTTCAAATTctatctttaacctgtctcctccccttcatctacactgatttgaggtggatttaacaagtgacatcaataagggatcatagttttcacctggattcacctggtcagtctgtcatggaaagagcaggtgttcttaataacCATTGCAGAATAAATTCCTCACCTTTTCTGGCCATGATTATTTAATATTCCCAAAGTAGCCAGACAACAAATGACCATCCACATCGGACTGGTCCACAacaatttgcaaaaaaaatagaCTGTTAGAAAGGGTCACCCgctgggcacagacatcatttTAACGTCCATTCCACGTTAGTTCAatatcatttcattgaaatgatgtgaaagcatagttgattcaaccagtgtgtgccctgGGGGCAGATACAACAAATGTCACTGCAAAATAAAACAATTCTGCAAACACCTCCAAATACATTTGATCACTATAGTTCACTATTGCGACAGTATTTCCTTTAGATACTGTCTTGTCCTAATTCCAATACTTCCAAATTATACAGATATTATAATGCTCGTTCATGACAAGTCTGAATTAAAACAGGAAACGTGTATGTTTGGCGGGCGCCAAGTTTAAAGACAGATAGATGATGAAATATTcatacagagagcgagagagggattaGGAATAATCATTCTGTTTACATCATGTTTCCCACTGGTATTTGAATGCGTTTCATGTTGAGATGCTCTGCTAGTGTCCATGGCACTTACCATCTCACTATCTCTGCTCAAGAAGGTGTGTTCTGGCTGACAAAGCAGGGCAAATTGAATCCCTGTTTCTATCATATTCCCAGCCAGCAGTGTATCACATGCTAGTCTATTTACACCAATTTTGTCCCCACTCAACAGTCTGGTAAAACATCATCTCACACACTATCTGAATACTATTCTAAATGTCTCATTCTTTATGACTACCGTTATGGAGTCAGACTGGTATGGTACATGTTTCTCAGTGATTTGCAGAGCCGcaaacaaacaccacacacactctccctccacgcctctctcctcttctcctccccagcCATAACCACTAAgaactacctcctctctctccctccacgcctctctcatcttctcctccccaGCCATAACCACTAAgaactacctcctctctctccctccacgcctctctcctcttctcctccccagcCATAACCACTAagaactacctcatctctctccctcctcgcctctctcatcttctcctccccaGCCATAACCACTAAgaactacctcctctctctccctcctcgcctctctcctcttctcctccccagcCATAACCAATAGAACTACCTCCTATctatccctcctccatccctccacgcCTCTATCCTCCTTAGTCTGTTTTTGAGGAAGTCATAATGCTGTTCTGTTTTCCCTCCTCCTTTCTTTATGTTGTCATTTAATCACACCTACCTCCCCGACTCaacctagatgtgtgtgtgtgtataaggagagtgtgtgtgtgtgtgtgtgtgtataaggagagggtgtgtgtgtgtgtataaggagagggtgtgtgtgtgtgtgtatagggagagggtgtgtgtgtgtgtatagggagagggcgtgtgtgtgtgtgtatagggagaggatgtgtgtgtgtgtatagggagagagtgtgtgtgtatagggagagggtgtgtgtgtgtatagggagagggtgtgtgtgtatagggagagggtgtgtgtgtatagggagagggtgtgtgtgtatagggagagggtgtgtgtgtgtatagggagaaggtgtgtgtgtatagggagagggtgtgtgtgtatagggaga from the Oncorhynchus kisutch isolate 150728-3 linkage group LG4, Okis_V2, whole genome shotgun sequence genome contains:
- the LOC109890065 gene encoding uncharacterized protein LOC109890065 isoform X2, with translation MNMPLHQISVIPRDVPSSRVSSSGKAKDKDKQNEKPLGHSASRSSNISKAGSPTSVNVPCNFSRTSVTPSNQDICSLTTTSPDQCSQKPLQTAVVLLNSNGKTSQGSGGDISMTTLCLDAPPAFKPPKARGGVSFGTEWFSLLRPSTVNGTLKFSRSLNDVGQRMDSLCSGLHFIDRTCSEGELEVKPEPPNMDKKSKALNGKAATLPHQASNLPSFPTHTHTHTHPHLVPSFTNNYKYLNPQHCIQPPSTGVPPPPPPNSQLHPPSSNLLRLFLPFSRSSTSASLQCSELGSYDSRLHIAKSSSALMGGSEPPLGGAEDLLGDDEVFEVPKVRTGAWTRAGIPGRDAGGGVAALLGEAPLCYMDEDSDLDQFSFLDQCSSPTHSEKTGPLTPGPLSPYSLSGDCCRICHCEGDDESPLITPCHCTGSLRFVHQACLQQWIKSSDTRCCELCKYQFIMQTKLKPLRKWEKLQMTSSERRKIICSVTFHVIAITCVVWSLYVLIDRTADEIRAAGRIPGILEWPFWTKLVVVAIGFTGGLVFMYIQCKVYIQLWRRLKAYNRVIYVQNRPETCKKQMLEKPPLMEPNVEHKEALAPTQSDTNSSQYTETEDYSMEVLHV